In one Lycium barbarum isolate Lr01 chromosome 7, ASM1917538v2, whole genome shotgun sequence genomic region, the following are encoded:
- the LOC132601369 gene encoding uncharacterized protein LOC132601369, with protein MRAEETVNEYFDRTLAIANKLKANGEDKGDIGVVEKIFKSMTSKFNYVVCSIEKSKDMSTLTIDELQRSLLVHEQQMSPLIEDEHALKISHGELSGGTGRGFGRGGRGREEADLTKL; from the coding sequence ATGAGGGCCGAGGAAACAGTGAATGAATATTTTGATCGAACTCTTGCCATTGCTAATAAGTTAAAAGCAAATGGGGAGGACAAAGGAGATATAGGGGTTGTGGAGAAGATCTTTAAATCCATGACTTCCAAGTTTAATTATGTCGTTTGTTCCATTGAGAAGTCCAAGGATATGAGCACATTGACCATTGATGAACTGCAAAGAAGTCTGCTTGTGCATGAACAACAAATGAGCCCTTTAATTGAGGATGAACATGCCTTAAAGATTTCCCATGGAGAACTTTCTGGTGGAACGGGTCGAGGCTTTGGAAGAGGAGGTCGTGGAAGAGAAGAGGCAGATTTGACAAAGCTATAG